In one Anaerolineae bacterium genomic region, the following are encoded:
- a CDS encoding response regulator yields the protein MNVVSEEQVHDLLSHLNDSTYLHGHPLASLAATEGLQRGEALRQLLLDEIGHLKPPDATPPDDPAWRPWQALWLRFVEQRTPVQVQDHMGLSERQVRREQSRGIAALAALLSDRLGQPDDGQGADAFRRAADALEVSPTELDARQVLYQLALILRQRYRDCEAALQLPEHSLPVYADRVTLRQVLARILSELAPLGTGTAVRAELTSVGDEVIFRFTVQGREALPLDADLLQECNYLAELSLGRVEAAGRGSVVCAFPARRPSLLLLIDDEPLANQLLRRCVQGHAVKVIAVHDAARAVEEASQIRPDVIVLDVLMPGVDGWEVLQQLQSTPETRPIPVIVCSVWKDPELALTLGAREFIRKPVTRPRLLQALARVLPSADAGGSRPSWS from the coding sequence GTGAACGTCGTGTCAGAGGAACAGGTCCACGACCTCCTGTCGCACCTGAACGACAGCACCTACCTGCACGGCCACCCCCTCGCCAGCCTGGCAGCTACAGAAGGTCTACAGCGGGGCGAGGCACTGCGGCAACTGCTGCTGGACGAGATCGGCCACCTCAAGCCGCCCGACGCCACTCCTCCCGACGATCCGGCCTGGCGCCCGTGGCAGGCACTCTGGCTGCGCTTCGTAGAGCAGCGAACTCCCGTCCAGGTGCAGGACCACATGGGCCTGAGCGAGAGGCAGGTCCGCCGCGAGCAGAGCCGCGGCATCGCCGCCCTCGCCGCCCTGCTGAGCGACAGGCTAGGACAGCCCGACGACGGGCAGGGCGCCGACGCTTTCCGCCGCGCCGCCGATGCCCTCGAGGTCTCCCCCACGGAGCTGGACGCCCGACAGGTGTTGTACCAGCTGGCCCTCATCCTCCGTCAGCGCTATCGAGACTGCGAGGCCGCCCTGCAACTCCCGGAGCACTCCCTGCCCGTCTACGCCGACCGCGTGACTCTGCGACAGGTGCTGGCCCGCATTCTGAGCGAGTTGGCCCCCCTGGGCACGGGCACCGCCGTCCGGGCGGAGCTGACGTCCGTGGGAGACGAGGTGATCTTCCGCTTCACCGTGCAAGGCAGAGAAGCCCTCCCGCTCGATGCCGACCTGCTGCAGGAGTGCAACTACCTGGCGGAGCTAAGCCTAGGACGGGTAGAGGCAGCCGGCCGAGGCTCGGTCGTATGCGCCTTCCCCGCCCGGCGTCCCTCGCTCCTCCTGCTCATAGACGACGAACCGCTGGCCAACCAGTTGCTGCGCCGGTGCGTCCAGGGCCACGCGGTGAAGGTGATCGCGGTACATGACGCAGCCCGCGCCGTCGAAGAGGCCAGCCAGATCCGTCCCGACGTGATCGTGCTGGACGTGCTCATGCCCGGCGTGGACGGCTGGGAAGTGCTCCAGCAGTTGCAGTCCACCCCCGAGACCCGTCCCATCCCCGTCATCGTCTGTTCGGTATGGAAGGACCCGGAGCTGGCCCTCACCCTCGGGGCCCGGGAGTTCATCCGCAAGCCCGTCACCCGCCCCCGCCTGCTGCAGGCTCTGGCTCGAGTTCTTCCCAGTGCCGACGCGGGGGGATCTCGTCCAAGCTGGTCCTGA